A part of Acropora palmata chromosome 8, jaAcrPala1.3, whole genome shotgun sequence genomic DNA contains:
- the LOC141890912 gene encoding serine/threonine-protein kinase VRK1-like, protein MSTGKSALGKRRAAATKAPMATKKPRKPRGMVELPEGLTLTDLTKKQWRIGRLIGWGGFGALYLASPENGSAVDENAGHVIKVEPHTNGPLFTELAFYQRVAKPELINNWCKSKNLKHLGVPMFLGSGSFDHKSTKLRFLVMERFGKDVDELFISNGRKFDVATVLMLGLRVLDALEYIHSHEYTHGDIKGSNLMMGFSKSKCNQVYLLDYGLVYRFNPEGKHKEYKEDPKRKHDGTVEFTSCDAHKGVVTSRRGDLEILGYVMLQWLCGRLPWEKNLANKEYVGNEKMRYMEDIPTLMRDCFHGNHPVEIQRYLEYVSSLKYQQEPDYEHIRKLLKDGLKRRGFTDDGKSVKFTPPACASPATADVFNGHDSEQETRDRSTRRRPASRKRKSEDAEETKNQSPVKKSRTNPVKKRAT, encoded by the exons ATGAGCACCGGAAAAAGTGCCCTTGGAAAGCGAAGAGCAGCCGCTACTAAGGCACCCATGGCAACAAAGAAACCTCGAAAACCACGTGGAATGGTTGAACTGCCGGAAGGGCTGACATTGACAGATTTGACCAAGAAGCAATGGCGAATTGGAAGGTTAATCGGTTGGGGTGGATTTGGAGCTTTGTATTTGG CCTCACCTGAGAATGGATCTGCTGTTGATGAAAATGCGGGACATGTTATTAAGGTG GAACCCCATACCAATGGTCCTTTATTCACAGAACTTGCATTTTACCAGCGTGTCGCCAAGCCAGAATTAA TAAATAATTGGTGCAAATCTAAAAACCTGAAGCATCTTGGTGTACCCATGTTTTTGGGCTCTGGTTCATTTGATCACAAATCCACTAAACTTCGATTCCTGGTGATGGAGCGCTTTGGAAAAGATGTTGACGAGCTGTTCATAAGTAATGGCCGAAAGTTTGATGTTGCAACAGTGTTGATGCTTGGTCTTCGAGTT CTTGATGCCTTGGAGTACATTCATTCCCATGAATACACCCATGGCGATATCAAGGGTTCTAACCTGATGATGGGGTTCTCCAAATCTAAATGTAATCAA GTGTATCTGCTAGATTATGGTCTTGTTTATCGGTTCAATCCTGAAGGAAAACATAAAGAGTACAAAGAAGACCCAAAACGAAAACATGATGGAACAGTGGAATTTACAAGTTGTGATGCACATAAAGGTGTAG TTACATCTCGCCGTGGTGACTTAGAGATTTTAGGTTATGTGATGCTTCAGTGGCTTTGTGGCAGACTTCCATGGGAAAAAAACCTTGCGAATAAGGAATATgtgggaaatgaaaaaatgag GTACATGGAAGACATACCAACACTAATGAGAGACTGTTTTCATGGAAATCACCCAG TGGAAATCCAGAGATATCTTGAGTACGTTAGCTCACTTAAATACCAACAAGAACCAGACTATGAACACATTCGCAAACTCTTGAAGGATGGCCTCAAGAGGAGAGGTTTCACAGATGATGGAAAGAGTGTCAAATTTACACCTCCCGCTTGTGCTTCCCCTGCCACGGCTGATGTATTCAACGGCCATGATTCAGAGCAAGAAACTCGAGATAGGTCTACAAGACGAAGGCCAGCTTCAAGG AAGAGGAAGTCTGAGGATGCTGAAGAGACAAAAAACCAGTCACCTGTTAAGAAGAGCAGAACAAACCCAGTGAAGAAAAGAGCTACATAA